The following proteins are encoded in a genomic region of Candidatus Obscuribacterales bacterium:
- a CDS encoding DUF2973 domain-containing protein: MLHLLYIVAFAVLAFLAVGNLIRNLMTLGAEVRQEPSNNRSGYGNSMGSSRMSSHPELLDETGAVVKEPYLVMRSITVDDARKRLDALYQSSPSTDETQDETL, encoded by the coding sequence ATGTTACATCTGCTTTATATTGTTGCGTTTGCAGTGTTGGCGTTCTTGGCCGTCGGCAACTTGATTCGAAATTTAATGACCCTAGGGGCGGAAGTCCGTCAAGAGCCCAGCAACAATCGGTCGGGGTATGGCAATTCGATGGGCTCGTCCCGGATGTCATCCCATCCTGAACTGCTGGATGAGACGGGAGCTGTGGTTAAGGAGCCCTATTTGGTGATGCGATCGATTACGGTTGATGATGCGCGCAAGCGTCTAGACGCCCTCTATCAATCATCTCCCAGCACAGACGAGACCCAGGACGAAACGCTTTAG
- a CDS encoding response regulator produces MTTILVIEDQQPIRENIAAILETEGYNVIGAKDGSFGLRLVREKQPDLIVCDIMMPGIDGYGVLNALRHNPLTAAIPFIFLSARTDKLDQRQGMNLGADDYLTKPFTRHELLDSIRARLQKHTMIMKRSQSAQRQTSYLEEKLTALEEHSIESDRLLEQFSDEFSGLISNINLVVQLLNDRTANDVLDRYLKILKEESHRGVELLNQHRLLPKLVDDKTAKLLDQFNELMG; encoded by the coding sequence ATGACGACTATTCTTGTCATTGAAGACCAACAACCGATTCGGGAAAACATTGCCGCTATTTTAGAAACCGAGGGCTACAACGTCATCGGCGCTAAAGATGGTAGTTTCGGTCTCCGCTTGGTGCGAGAAAAGCAGCCCGACTTAATCGTTTGTGACATTATGATGCCAGGGATTGATGGCTACGGCGTCTTAAACGCCCTGCGTCACAATCCCCTAACGGCAGCGATTCCCTTCATTTTTCTCTCCGCCCGCACCGATAAGCTAGACCAGCGCCAGGGCATGAACCTAGGAGCCGATGACTATCTCACCAAGCCCTTCACGCGCCATGAATTACTAGATAGCATTCGAGCCCGGCTGCAAAAACACACCATGATCATGAAGCGCAGTCAGTCGGCCCAGCGCCAAACCTCGTACCTGGAAGAAAAACTAACGGCCTTGGAAGAACATTCCATCGAAAGCGATCGCCTCTTGGAGCAATTCTCCGACGAGTTTAGCGGCTTAATTTCCAACATCAACCTCGTGGTGCAACTGCTGAACGATCGCACCGCCAATGACGTTCTCGATCGCTACCTCAAAATACTCAAAGAAGAGTCCCATCGAGGGGTAGAACTGCTGAACCAGCATCGCCTGCTGCCTAAACTGGTGGACGACAAAACAGCCAAGCTCCTTGATCAGTTTAATGAACTCATGGGCTAA
- a CDS encoding DUF2605 domain-containing protein, whose amino-acid sequence MFSSNAPEPELLKALLEPLLDDFQYWFGRSRSLLETQELEFLGPEEQSDLLARVTTAQQEVSTAQMLLRATDGQVGIETSILMPWHRLVAECWQVSRRSRTARVQGD is encoded by the coding sequence ATGTTTAGTTCGAATGCACCGGAGCCCGAATTATTGAAGGCACTACTGGAGCCGCTTTTAGACGACTTTCAATATTGGTTTGGGCGATCGCGATCGCTGCTTGAAACCCAAGAGCTTGAGTTTTTGGGCCCTGAAGAGCAGTCTGATCTCCTAGCACGGGTAACGACGGCTCAGCAAGAAGTGAGTACCGCTCAAATGCTGCTGCGCGCCACCGATGGTCAAGTAGGAATCGAAACCTCAATATTGATGCCTTGGCATCGGTTGGTGGCTGAATGCTGGCAGGTAAGCCGCCGTAGCCGGACGGCCCGCGTTCAGGGTGACTAG
- the speY gene encoding deoxyhypusine synthase — protein MSQLLSHKIAPVPMPASINVVDLVDGYFTAYNSARLRETCHLLSREVLQEGVTVGLSLSGAMTPAGFGVSVLAPLMQHGFIDYIISTGANLYHDMHYGLGLSLYASNPFVDDIKLRQEGRIRIYDIVFDYDVLLETDAFIREILRSAPFQKRMGTAEFHHLLGRYVHEIETQLGVTHRSLLSTAYECGVPVYTSSPGDSSIGMNVAAIALEGSQLMIDPSIDVNETAAIVYGARQSGIPGVEGKSAALILGGGSPKNFLLQTQPQLHEVLGLEERGHDFFVQITDARPDTGGLSGATPNEAVSWGKVDPNELPSTIVCYTDSTIALPIIASYVINQCPARSLKRLYDRRGELMDNLKRDYEAAKSNPQKAANPSELVGATSAPATYPCGTPIRR, from the coding sequence ATGTCTCAACTACTGAGTCATAAAATTGCACCCGTGCCCATGCCCGCTAGTATCAACGTGGTAGATCTCGTAGATGGGTATTTCACCGCCTACAATTCAGCGCGGCTACGGGAAACCTGCCATCTGTTAAGTCGTGAGGTTCTACAAGAGGGCGTGACCGTTGGACTCAGCCTTTCCGGTGCCATGACCCCAGCAGGCTTTGGCGTGTCGGTACTGGCACCCTTGATGCAGCACGGTTTTATAGACTACATCATCAGCACCGGGGCCAACCTATACCATGACATGCACTACGGGCTAGGGCTGAGCCTCTATGCCAGCAATCCCTTTGTAGACGATATCAAGCTGCGGCAAGAGGGACGCATTCGCATCTACGACATCGTGTTTGACTACGATGTGCTGCTGGAAACTGATGCCTTCATTCGCGAAATTCTGCGATCGGCTCCCTTCCAAAAACGGATGGGCACCGCTGAGTTCCATCACCTGCTGGGCCGCTATGTCCACGAAATTGAGACCCAGCTTGGCGTCACCCACCGATCGCTGCTTTCGACCGCCTACGAATGTGGCGTGCCTGTCTACACCTCATCCCCTGGTGATAGCTCCATCGGCATGAACGTGGCAGCGATCGCCCTGGAAGGATCCCAGTTGATGATTGATCCCTCGATTGACGTCAATGAAACCGCCGCCATCGTCTACGGGGCCCGTCAGTCTGGTATTCCCGGTGTAGAAGGCAAGAGCGCTGCCCTGATCCTCGGCGGTGGCAGTCCCAAGAACTTCCTGCTACAAACCCAGCCCCAACTCCATGAGGTTCTGGGTCTAGAAGAGCGGGGTCACGACTTCTTCGTGCAAATTACCGACGCCCGACCGGATACCGGCGGTCTATCAGGAGCTACGCCTAACGAAGCGGTGAGCTGGGGCAAGGTTGATCCCAATGAACTGCCGAGCACCATTGTCTGCTACACCGACAGCACCATTGCCCTGCCGATCATTGCCTCCTACGTGATCAACCAATGCCCTGCGCGATCGCTGAAGCGGCTCTACGATCGCCGAGGTGAGTTGATGGATAACCTAAAGCGCGACTATGAAGCCGCCAAGTCAAATCCCCAGAAAGCGGCTAACCCCTCTGAGCTCGTCGGTGCCACCAGCGCCCCAGCTACCTATCCCTGCGGTACACCCATCCGCCGATAG